The genomic window ATATCGTAGTAGTTCAATTTAATTGGACTACATAAATCATGTCCTGTAACATTATAGTGTCCAGTACCTAAAATTGCATCAGGTGAAACTACTGCACCCGTTGCAACCGGATATGGTCTGCCATGAAATCGTGGATTAATACTAAGTGCTTCAGGAGTATATGCATCTCCACAATTAATTGTATCGTGTAGTGTGTTACAGATTAAAGATGGAATATATTTATCTTCAATATAAATATAACCCCAGCAATTAATTCCTGAACAAAGATGAGTCACTGAAACCTTTAATGTTTTACCAAGATGAACTTTCGTTACTTGATCTCCAGCGAGAATATTTCCGTTTTGATCGAAAACATCTACACTATATGAGGACTCAGGATATGGTTGTCCCTCCAACATATTATCCGGAGTAATTACTGCCTGACAATTTCCATCTAAAGACACATTGATCAGACGGTCACAGGCCAATGATATATTGCCTTCAACAAATACTCTCTGATAGCTTATAAGGCCAGCACCATTGTCGAGTTTTATTTGAAATGAACCCGCAGTGGAGCCCCATGCTACAGTTACTGAGTTTGTTGACGTAGCTGTGACGGTACCTCCTCCAAGAACTGAAAATGTCCATGGACCGCCGGAAAACGTATATGTATCAGTTGTACCGGGACATACACTAGTGTCACCACTAACATATGTTTGAGCATTGCTCACAAATGTTGTAGCGATCAAGAGCATCGCAACTAAGAAGCACTTAGCGGAATTTTGAGCTCTGAGGATGCCAGCTGATAAAGAGGCAACGCGATTGTAAATTAAAATTTGCATAGAAGGAAGTTTTGGAAAAATTAACTTTCTCATATTTCTTTTTTTCATCGGTTTATAGATTTAAAATTGGTTGAGTCAAAGGCTACTATCCGGAGACAAAGTCTCCGGCATAGCCTAATTACCCAAGAACCGTTTTTATCTTATAACTACCATTTTACGTGTAGCAATAAATTCGTTTGTATCGAGTTGATAATAGAGAATACCATTGATTCCTGATTGAATCTCTATTTCTTTACTATTCAGACCTTTTTTACCATTAATCTGGTATTCGACAATCGATTTTCCGGAAACATCGTATATACTGAGTTTGACCCACTGATCATTCGGTAGTGTAAAACTGATTACTGATTTTCCAGAGAATGGATTTGGAATATTCTGATAAAGTTCATAAGCAGAAGCACTTGATAAATGCTTACCTCTTTCAGCAATAACTACAGTTGATACATCTTCTCCAACATACCATTCGGGTGTCAATCCATATTCGTAAGTATTGATATCAGACGGAACAAATATGCCAGAAACTTTAGGTACGAGTTGCAAGTAGAAAAGTATTTCACCTGATTGTACCTGTTGATTGTTTTCTGAATTCCAACTAATATTTACCAATCCATGTTTGTCACTTACAATATGATAATTGCCATCATTTATCTGGAATGCTCCAGGAGTGATTTGTAGTAGATCAAACTTTTCAGTATTCCATATTAATGTTGTTTGAAATCCTTCAACCTTTCCTGCTGATCCTGCATAAACCGGAACTTGCAATATTTTATTCAATGCAGTTTGCTGCGTTTCCAATTCAAACTTCATTGTAGTGTTACTGCGGATGCCGGTGTTTGAATGGAAACCTGTCACTGCTTCTCCGGTGACGTCACCAATTTTTATTGCGCGGAAATTATAGTTTCCAGGATTTCCGTATACATGAATAAAATCATTGTATTCATATGGTTGATGAATATCCCAAGGATAGGCTGCATCAACAAATTCCCAAGATGGTCTTCCTTCAAACTTTAATGTAACTCCAAGTATTAATTTCCTCAATTCAGAAATATCACGCGCAGTAACACTCTTTGAGTTATTTGGATCTGCTGCGATCATATCTGCGGGATCTGAGAATTCTTCAATACCAAGAATGTGTTTCTGAATTTTTACGATATCCTTTGTTGAAACTCCGTTCAGGAAATCTTTATTGAAAGTTGGTTTCAACAAATATTCCTTTGTAGTATTCATAGTAGGGAATGCATAATGGCCCTGGTCATTTGTCATTGCCTGATCCAATACATTTTGATTTACATCGGATATACTGACGGGAACATTAGGAGCCGGTTTGTTTGTATTGATCATGATAGCGCCACCAATGTTGGTCAAATTTGTAATATCCGGACACACGCCATCATTATCCTGGAGATAAATTTTCGTTACACAAAAATCGTAGTTACCTTCAGAATCAAACACATAAATAGTAACAGGTAATGTATCCGAAATTCCGTTTTCAATATCTGCACAAACAAAAGTCTTGAAACTATCTCTTACATTCCTCGAGAAAGAAAACTTCAATAAATTGTTTGGAGTACAATTGTCGAAGCTACCCAAATTAAAATCCTTTGCCCATACAGTAGTTCCACCAGGAGCCATTATTACAGTCACTATTCCCGGATTGCAATATGGTGTTGGTTGCTTGCAGTCACGAACCACAAAATTATTCGTACAAGTACTTCTGTTTCCGCATCTGTCTTCAACAGTCCATGTAACAGAATAGCTACCTGAGGTCATAGTTCTTGTGAAGTTCTGAGAACTTCCTGTATACAATGCTGTGCCTGCAGAATTTTTGATGACATAGGACCAAATCAAGTCAGTTTTTGAACAAGAATCTACAGCTGTAACTTGTTGAGATACGGTCATCGAGCAACCAGAGAGAATGCAAAAAGTATCATTGCGATTGCACTGCTGAGTGAAAATTGGAGCTTCACGATCAATAATTTTTATTACTTGTGTATGATAGAATGTCGCTTTTGTTGGATTAGTATGATACAAACACCAATCAATAACGGTCCATCTTCTCAATATTTTTGCGCATACACCGTCAACGATGTTAAATTCCAAATCTTCGAAACCTGCTACCGGTTGATTACAACCATCAATATTTATATATCGAGGTTTTCCAAGTATGTCTGAGCTAATATCTGAACTACATCCATAAAGAATAGTATCTCTTGGGAATATAATATTGCTTTCTTCCAGAGGAGTATCGTCCACAACCGTAATTGTTTGTGTACAAGTTGCTTTCAATAAACCACCATCTGTTGCAGTAAAATGTCTATAAATATTTCCTATATTGCATGAATTCAATTGATTGTCAACAATTGAAGATAATGTTGCTGAACAGTTGTCAGTGAAAGTTGCTGTACCAAATACTGCCAGATTGGATAAATCTCTTGTACAGTTTACAGTAACACTAGAAGGACAAGAAATTGTCGGCTCAAGTTTGTCTTGAACTTGAACATCTACCATGCACTCACTTTTATTTGCTGTTGTAGTAGAAAGACCATCTCTTACTTCCAAAACTACACTTACGGTTCTGCCTACATCAGAGCAACAGAATTCAACATTGTCACCAAAATTTGTATTGGAACATGCATTTGCATTCGCGCGTTTTACACGCAAATAAACCTGACTACAATTATCATGACTATGATCGTTAAAAGATGCAGCCGGCACAATTGATCTGCCGTTCGAACCAATTGAAACAACGGTTTTTTGTTGACAAACTGCGACTGGTGGAGTTAGATCTCTTACAAAAATATCAAATGCACATCGCGTTGAATTTCCGCAACCGTCTGTAATAGTGTACACCAACCACTGACATCCGGCAGTTAAATTACTTAACTGATAAGTGCCATCTGCGAGTTTTGTCACCACACCTTGACCTAGAATAGCTCCAATCGCATTGCAACTATCAGGATTTGCTGGTATAAAATGCTGAACTGTATAAGTCCATCCTGAACACCCTTCATTGATCACATAAGGACGAGTACCATCATTCTGGCCGGCATAATCCTCAGGTACAGGAGCAATAATTGAAGCACTGCAAGTCCATGGATTCGTATCGATATCTCTAACAGTAGTAGGACAAATCATAACGGGAGGATGTGTATCCACTACTTTGATTTGTTGAATATGCGTAAAGTGTCGGGCAGCACACCAATCTATCACAGTCCACTTTCTCAACAGCTTGTATGAACCTTTGCAAACTTGTATGGTATCATCTTGAAAATCATACTGAATATTACCACAATATGTTCCTTCAGGCTTTCCTGTACCAGCTACTGTTGTATCAGGTAAATAATATTTAGGATCAGCAGGATTATCAGCAAGATGATCCCAGCTTCCATTACATTCTAATGCGGGTGCATTTCCTGGTAAGCCATCGTAATGAGGAGGAAAGATGATATCTGCAATAGTACCTCGTTCCAAATCAATTGTATCTCTACAACAATATTGATATCCAACAGAATCTTGTACACACCACAGTCTGTAGACAGTAGCACTAAGTACTGTGTTACTACATCCGTGATTGACTACGCTATCGCGATAAGTTATGTAAACGATTCCGCAAGAATCAACGCCTCTGACAGTCCATGGTGATGTGGTAAAATTCACATTTGCAAAATTTACCGGCATACCGATAATGCGAGGATCTAAATTTGCAGCACATGAAAATGTATCCCTCGGATGACAAGTCAGTGAAGGTGGATTTTTATCTTCTAATCTGAGAGTTCCCCAGCAAGTATTATTGCAAACAATATTTCTTACACTAACGGTTAATTTCTTTCCGATGTAATTTTTATTTAAAGGCAAACTCACTCTCTTGTTGCCATCATAAATGCTTACATCATAAAAGCCAAGAGCTGCACATTCAGTGGATTCTCCCTCAAGAACCATAGTAGAAAGTACGTCTGCCTGACACATACTATTGACAGAAAGCTGTACATCATTATTACACGCCAACTGACAATTCGTCCAGCAGTCAGGAAGTAAAGCAACATTGGAAACTGCTTCAACCGGAGGAGGTGGCCCTGGCGGGATCTCGTTCAACACTGTTGCAGTATTTCCAAGTGTTCCTGCTCCTGCAGCGCGCGGGTTAATCTCTGCAATTAGTTGATAAGTCAATGTATCTCCTCCCAACATTATTCCATCATTGATGGTGATATCAGGATTTGCAATTGTCCCATCGTATGCACCATTTAAAGTGGGAACTGTAACGGTTGGTGAGCTGTACACCACTATGGGTAATCCTACCAACTTTACAAATTTCGTCCCAAGGTTGGTAGAAGAACCAATCGCGTCGGTTACTACTATATTACCAGTTATAATGCAGGACGGATTTTGGACAATCATGATGCGATACGTTGCATCAATATTGCCCTGAACTCCACTTGATGCGGGAGTTACTCCAAGCAATGTTTTAGTTACAGTATAGCATTGAGCATAGGTCTTGCTCAAACTAAACAACATCAACACAGCGAAGAGATAGAATGACAAAGCTCTTCTATCGGTTTTTAAACAGATCTTTGCATTCTCTTTGATGAAAGAAAAAAGATTCATCTTGGTTAAGTTTATTTTTGTAAAATATTGTTTCATTTTTTTTACAATTTTGAATTGACAATTTCTGAGATCCTCAAACGGTCCTTTTGAGTGATCAAGATCAAGAAGTGGGGAGTGTGCTTCTTTTAATTGGGGGTAGAGAAGTAGTTTTTCATTTTAGACAGATCTGAACTATTAACCAGCTCAGATCTGTCCTACACTATCTTGGATTTTAATCAATAAGGATCATCTTTCGGACTGCTCTGAAATTGTTCACTTCGAGCTGATAATATAGAATCCCTGAATAAGCCAATTCTTCTTTATTTAATTCTACGGTATGATATCCTTGCGTGAAATATTTAGAAATCGTACGCAATTTTCTACCATTGACATCCATAATTGTCAATTGTGCATTTCCATCTTCCGGCAACTGGAATGATATTGTAGTAGATTTTGAAAATGGATTTGGTTGATTCTGGAATAGGAAAAAGCCAGGTTTAACCAATTGATCTCCACGCACAAAATCCAATCTCAAATCAGCCGCTTCACTATTCATATCATATGCTTCAGCAGCAATACTTCCAGTTTTCAGGACCAAACAACTACTTAAATTCGCAGATTGCAATCCTTCCAATTTTATCTTGAACAGTGCACGGTCTGCTTCAAAACCATCCACCTGATCAAAAGATATTCGAATTACACCTTCTGATAATCTGTTTAGATTCAAGTTGTAATCATGAAGGGAAATAGTACCATTTTCTATTTCAAGGAATTTTACTTTTTCCGGATCAAACTGCAGTTCCATCTGCAAACCACTCAGTCGAGTTTCGCTATTTATCATAAATGGAACACTAATTAGCTTTCCTGCTTCTACCAATTCATCTTGAATATTCAGTCCCCATTTTTCTCTTCGTGCCTGACTACCATTGAACAAATTTGTTCTTGCATTTCCTGACAGATCACCTATTTTAACAGCTACAAAATTGTTATTCATTTGATCTTTATCCAGATTATTATATGCAAAACTTTCTTGCAAAGGCCATGGATGCATAATATCCGCAAATTGTTGCTGAGAATTAATAAATCTCCATGATGTATTTCCTACAAAATTCGTTGTCACACCCAGGATTAATTTTCTCAATTCGGAAATATCACGAGCTGTGATACTTTCTGAATTATTTACATCGGCTGCTACAACTTTATATGCTGATTTCAATTCTGCAATACCCAAAATATGCTTTTGAATGAGTACAATATCTTGTGTAGAAACTCCATTCAAAGGATCATCATTTTTGTATGCACTCACAGAATAGTTGTCTTTCATCGGCAATGACAAGAATGTATATTGACCATGTGAAGTCTTTGCATTCTTTGTCATAGTATGCGTCTCATTGCTGATATTGACGTCAGTATTTTCCATCATTGATGATGATTCATTAAATACGCTACCACCTAAGTTAGCAGTAAGATTATTGCTTCCGCCTCCGCCATTAAAATTATCAGGGCAAGCATCCCCAGCACCATCTTGAAGCACAATCTGAGTAGTACAATAGTCAGAATTATTATCTAAATCCCAAACATATATTGTCAACACACTATCTCGTGACACGCCGTTTGGAATATCTGAACATTTGAATGTACGACCGGAGTCAGCTTTATTAGGCGAGAAGGAATACAATAATGAATAATTTGGAGTACAATTATCAAAACTATTCACATTGAAATCTCTTGCCCAAACGCTAACTTCTCTACTTGAAGGCATGATAACAGTGATGATGCCTGGTCTACAGACTGGAGTGGGTTTCTTCGCATCGCGAATTCTAAATATTGCAGGACACGATTTTTTATTTCCACACAAATCCTCAACTGTCCACGTAATTCTATGCTCGCCATTCGGATATACGCCACTTGCATTGTTGCCATTACCTGTGATAAGGTTCGCAGGATTCTTAAACAACTCTATTTTATAGCTCCACTTCAAATCTGCAGCAGGTGTACAATCATCCGTTGCAGAAGCAGTAAGATTTACAAAATAGTCACAATCGTTTTCAGGATTGTCTACAACCGGATAACTACAACCGGTGACAAAATCCGGCAAAACAGTATTGGTTACCTTGATAACTTGAACTGTGTCCCAAATTCCGGTATTTAAAACCTTATTATAGTTACACCAATCGATAACAGTCCATTTTCTTAAAATCTTTAAACAGACTTTTTCGACTACATTGAATGTTTGATCTTCGTAAGTTGCGACTACATCTGCACATCCATTTGTCGCAGACCATGACGGTTTTCCAGTATAATCAGGCAATGTAGATCCTTTGCACCCTGAGAGTATAGTATCTCGTGGCCAGGTAATTCTTTGATTTCCATTGAAAGGAGAGTAATTGACAAATGTAATTGTCTGAGTAACTGGTGTTACTGAGCTTGAAGCATCTCTGAATGTAAATGTTCGTGAAATAGTTCCTACCCCACATGAATTTAGAGAATAACTTACACTATAACCTGGGATCAGTTGACAATCTTCTGAAACTAATCCATCCTTACCCCAAATTCTTGGTTGTACATAAAGAGGATTTCCCGGATCATTGACAACGATATTTTGTCGTGCCGCTTCTGATGTTCTATAGACACCAAAACGATTTAAGTTTGTTGTATCCGTACCACAACTCACAGTGATGTCTGGAAGAGTAGCTACAATAACCGGTGGGCGCTTGTCAACCAAATTAACCTGCACCATACATTCATTGTAATTTCCACTCTTGTCATAAACTCTGAATACTACAATATTTGGATTGGTCAATACATCTGAACAACAGAATTCTACAAAATCCCTAAATGATGTATCGCTTACGATCGGAGACGAACAATTTCCAGCATTCATTCTTCGCACTTGAAAATGAGATATCTCACAATTGTCATGAGACCCATCATCGAATGTTTCTGCAAAGACTTTTGCACTGCCATAGTCAGTCAAGGTGACATTTGTTTCAAAGTCACAAACTGCAATCGGTTTTGTTTTCTCCTGAACCTCTACGTCTGCAGTACAAACTGAGCTGTTGCCACAGCCGTCCGTAGCATAAAATTTAACCCATGAGCAACCGACAGGTAGGTTGGTTACTTTCACGCTGTCTCTTGCTCCACCTGTAGCTTTTATAATTGTAATCCCAGTTGTGGATTCATTGGTTGTAGTATTTGTAGGTGGTGCAACGCATGTAGGCGATCCTCTGACTACTTTCACTTGCCAAGTAATGGAATTCGGATTGCATTCTGAAAGAATAGATGGAAATGCTACAGTTGCTTCACCTTCACAAGAACTGGACAATGTGCTGACTTTTTTAGTCGTTGCACAAGTCAAAACAGGACTCTTATCGTCCACTATTTTAATAATTTGAATACATTTTGTATCACGCGCTGTACACCAATCTGCGATGATCCACTCTCTCAAAACTTTGTAAGTTCCTTCGCAGGCACGTATTCTTAAATCTGTATAAGTGAAATCAAGATTGCGACACGATATTCCTCCAGGATAACCTGTATAAGATGGATGAGGATTCCCTTTTGTGTCCAACGGATAAGAAGCCCCGCATGGAATAACCGCATGATTACCTGGAAGTCCGTCCCAGTTAGGTGGGCAAATGATGTCGGTTAGAACAGCTCTGCGGAGATAAATTGTATCTACACATCGTGCTGTCCTCCCCACTCCATCTGTGGCCAGCCAAGACCTGAAGATGGTATCTATATATGTACTTGGTGGAGGGCAATTCACGTGAGCCGTCCTGTCACTGTAAGTGAGGGTAGTTGCACCACAATTGTCC from Saprospiraceae bacterium includes these protein-coding regions:
- a CDS encoding T9SS type A sorting domain-containing protein is translated as MKQYFTKINLTKMNLFSFIKENAKICLKTDRRALSFYLFAVLMLFSLSKTYAQCYTVTKTLLGVTPASSGVQGNIDATYRIMIVQNPSCIITGNIVVTDAIGSSTNLGTKFVKLVGLPIVVYSSPTVTVPTLNGAYDGTIANPDITINDGIMLGGDTLTYQLIAEINPRAAGAGTLGNTATVLNEIPPGPPPPVEAVSNVALLPDCWTNCQLACNNDVQLSVNSMCQADVLSTMVLEGESTECAALGFYDVSIYDGNKRVSLPLNKNYIGKKLTVSVRNIVCNNTCWGTLRLEDKNPPSLTCHPRDTFSCAANLDPRIIGMPVNFANVNFTTSPWTVRGVDSCGIVYITYRDSVVNHGCSNTVLSATVYRLWCVQDSVGYQYCCRDTIDLERGTIADIIFPPHYDGLPGNAPALECNGSWDHLADNPADPKYYLPDTTVAGTGKPEGTYCGNIQYDFQDDTIQVCKGSYKLLRKWTVIDWCAARHFTHIQQIKVVDTHPPVMICPTTVRDIDTNPWTCSASIIAPVPEDYAGQNDGTRPYVINEGCSGWTYTVQHFIPANPDSCNAIGAILGQGVVTKLADGTYQLSNLTAGCQWLVYTITDGCGNSTRCAFDIFVRDLTPPVAVCQQKTVVSIGSNGRSIVPAASFNDHSHDNCSQVYLRVKRANANACSNTNFGDNVEFCCSDVGRTVSVVLEVRDGLSTTTANKSECMVDVQVQDKLEPTISCPSSVTVNCTRDLSNLAVFGTATFTDNCSATLSSIVDNQLNSCNIGNIYRHFTATDGGLLKATCTQTITVVDDTPLEESNIIFPRDTILYGCSSDISSDILGKPRYINIDGCNQPVAGFEDLEFNIVDGVCAKILRRWTVIDWCLYHTNPTKATFYHTQVIKIIDREAPIFTQQCNRNDTFCILSGCSMTVSQQVTAVDSCSKTDLIWSYVIKNSAGTALYTGSSQNFTRTMTSGSYSVTWTVEDRCGNRSTCTNNFVVRDCKQPTPYCNPGIVTVIMAPGGTTVWAKDFNLGSFDNCTPNNLLKFSFSRNVRDSFKTFVCADIENGISDTLPVTIYVFDSEGNYDFCVTKIYLQDNDGVCPDITNLTNIGGAIMINTNKPAPNVPVSISDVNQNVLDQAMTNDQGHYAFPTMNTTKEYLLKPTFNKDFLNGVSTKDIVKIQKHILGIEEFSDPADMIAADPNNSKSVTARDISELRKLILGVTLKFEGRPSWEFVDAAYPWDIHQPYEYNDFIHVYGNPGNYNFRAIKIGDVTGEAVTGFHSNTGIRSNTTMKFELETQQTALNKILQVPVYAGSAGKVEGFQTTLIWNTEKFDLLQITPGAFQINDGNYHIVSDKHGLVNISWNSENNQQVQSGEILFYLQLVPKVSGIFVPSDINTYEYGLTPEWYVGEDVSTVVIAERGKHLSSASAYELYQNIPNPFSGKSVISFTLPNDQWVKLSIYDVSGKSIVEYQINGKKGLNSKEIEIQSGINGILYYQLDTNEFIATRKMVVIR
- a CDS encoding T9SS type A sorting domain-containing protein, yielding MKKPNLTHVLRQKWLWMLVLCAGAFLVPRDTNAQRCNNLGLSSIPSFICSDVGGSASFVDTISPFNAAHSWTSTNIVGSTTININAFTGRVTLSWAAPGDYVFSLNNTTVVCSDTFRVHVSSQFAPQAACNDTVNISLNEFCQAIVTPDLVLKGAYNYQEFEIIIKDQSTGLVIPTSPMVPASYKGKFLEVTARHRCSNNSCWGILRIEDKLDPTLLCKNYTVSCSANTSPAALGFPLAPGAGTPVSSGTNTYTITSTLVDNCGATTLTYSDRTAHVNCPPPSTYIDTIFRSWLATDGVGRTARCVDTIYLRRAVLTDIICPPNWDGLPGNHAVIPCGASYPLDTKGNPHPSYTGYPGGISCRNLDFTYTDLRIRACEGTYKVLREWIIADWCTARDTKCIQIIKIVDDKSPVLTCATTKKVSTLSSSCEGEATVAFPSILSECNPNSITWQVKVVRGSPTCVAPPTNTTTNESTTGITIIKATGGARDSVKVTNLPVGCSWVKFYATDGCGNSSVCTADVEVQEKTKPIAVCDFETNVTLTDYGSAKVFAETFDDGSHDNCEISHFQVRRMNAGNCSSPIVSDTSFRDFVEFCCSDVLTNPNIVVFRVYDKSGNYNECMVQVNLVDKRPPVIVATLPDITVSCGTDTTNLNRFGVYRTSEAARQNIVVNDPGNPLYVQPRIWGKDGLVSEDCQLIPGYSVSYSLNSCGVGTISRTFTFRDASSSVTPVTQTITFVNYSPFNGNQRITWPRDTILSGCKGSTLPDYTGKPSWSATNGCADVVATYEDQTFNVVEKVCLKILRKWTVIDWCNYNKVLNTGIWDTVQVIKVTNTVLPDFVTGCSYPVVDNPENDCDYFVNLTASATDDCTPAADLKWSYKIELFKNPANLITGNGNNASGVYPNGEHRITWTVEDLCGNKKSCPAIFRIRDAKKPTPVCRPGIITVIMPSSREVSVWARDFNVNSFDNCTPNYSLLYSFSPNKADSGRTFKCSDIPNGVSRDSVLTIYVWDLDNNSDYCTTQIVLQDGAGDACPDNFNGGGGSNNLTANLGGSVFNESSSMMENTDVNISNETHTMTKNAKTSHGQYTFLSLPMKDNYSVSAYKNDDPLNGVSTQDIVLIQKHILGIAELKSAYKVVAADVNNSESITARDISELRKLILGVTTNFVGNTSWRFINSQQQFADIMHPWPLQESFAYNNLDKDQMNNNFVAVKIGDLSGNARTNLFNGSQARREKWGLNIQDELVEAGKLISVPFMINSETRLSGLQMELQFDPEKVKFLEIENGTISLHDYNLNLNRLSEGVIRISFDQVDGFEADRALFKIKLEGLQSANLSSCLVLKTGSIAAEAYDMNSEAADLRLDFVRGDQLVKPGFFLFQNQPNPFSKSTTISFQLPEDGNAQLTIMDVNGRKLRTISKYFTQGYHTVELNKEELAYSGILYYQLEVNNFRAVRKMILID